One region of Permianibacter fluminis genomic DNA includes:
- a CDS encoding DMT family transporter, translating to MTSLTDSDRQRAQRERRRGIIAMLCAIALFSGMDAFLKMLVVHYPPMQVSALRGLTATPFVLLSLLWRQRWSAMWPARLPLHALRAGIGVLMLAAFIYGVHSLSLTDAYSIFFVAPLLITAFSVPLLKEHVEWQRWLAIVIGFIGVLIMLRPSGTGFFSLGALAVLFAAACYAFSAILTRIIGRTDSTAAMMFWFTIFLSLGATSLAAPNWTPINWQHWPWFIGVGLTGALGQYFITEAFRRAPAGVVAPFEYTAIIWGVLLDFLVWQAVPRASMLAGASVVIACGLYLLYREQQLHRAP from the coding sequence ATGACCAGCCTGACAGACAGCGACCGCCAGCGCGCCCAGCGCGAACGCCGGCGCGGCATCATCGCCATGCTGTGTGCGATTGCCCTGTTTTCCGGCATGGATGCGTTCCTGAAAATGCTGGTCGTGCATTACCCGCCGATGCAAGTCAGCGCCCTGCGCGGGCTGACCGCGACGCCGTTTGTCCTGCTGTCACTGCTATGGCGGCAACGCTGGTCGGCGATGTGGCCGGCGCGGCTTCCTTTGCATGCGCTGCGCGCCGGGATTGGCGTGCTGATGCTGGCGGCGTTCATTTACGGCGTGCATTCGCTCAGCCTGACCGATGCCTATTCGATCTTTTTCGTCGCGCCACTGCTGATCACGGCTTTCTCGGTGCCGCTGCTGAAAGAGCATGTCGAATGGCAGCGCTGGCTGGCGATTGTGATCGGTTTTATCGGCGTGCTGATCATGCTGCGGCCGAGCGGCACCGGCTTTTTCAGTCTGGGTGCGCTGGCGGTGTTGTTCGCCGCTGCCTGTTACGCGTTCTCGGCCATTCTGACCCGCATCATCGGTCGCACCGACAGCACCGCCGCGATGATGTTCTGGTTCACCATTTTTCTGTCGCTCGGCGCGACCAGTCTGGCGGCACCAAACTGGACGCCGATCAACTGGCAGCACTGGCCGTGGTTCATCGGCGTTGGCCTGACCGGCGCACTCGGTCAATATTTCATTACCGAAGCGTTTCGCCGGGCGCCGGCCGGTGTGGTGGCGCCGTTTGAATACACCGCCATCATCTGGGGCGTGCTGCTCGATTTTCTGGTCTGGCAGGCCGTGCCGCGCGCCAGCATGCTGGCCGGCGCGTCGGTGGTGATCGCCTGCGGTCTGTATCTGCTGTACCGCGAGCAGCAACTGCACCGGGCGCCGTAA
- a CDS encoding energy transducer TonB, whose product MSVQMLRTETVGADLGHTGLTLLLAMTVSFALLALMARLVDPAVTPVVSHSAPIWAEPALLPASTEKQRRPRTLPKAPQQQAAQQSGPRIDRLPPDVDGKGDALPPFVPEGNPGWPGDKPVPGRVGPDLDQAMASEGLIPLSQIQPLYPRAQAAQGIEGQVTLQFLVQADGSVSDVRVVNATPRGAFEAAARQAVSKWRYRAHGSAAISQTVTLEFHLDD is encoded by the coding sequence ATGTCTGTCCAAATGCTCAGAACCGAAACCGTCGGTGCCGATCTCGGCCACACCGGACTGACGCTGTTGCTGGCCATGACGGTCAGTTTTGCCTTGCTGGCGCTGATGGCCCGACTGGTTGACCCAGCAGTGACGCCGGTCGTCTCGCACAGCGCGCCGATCTGGGCAGAACCCGCGCTGTTGCCGGCCAGTACCGAGAAGCAGCGGCGGCCACGGACTCTGCCAAAGGCGCCGCAGCAGCAGGCAGCCCAGCAGTCCGGGCCCCGCATCGACCGGCTGCCACCGGACGTGGACGGGAAAGGCGATGCGCTGCCGCCATTTGTGCCCGAGGGCAACCCCGGCTGGCCGGGTGACAAGCCCGTTCCGGGTCGTGTCGGCCCTGACCTTGACCAAGCCATGGCCAGCGAAGGGTTGATTCCGCTGAGCCAAATTCAGCCGCTCTACCCACGCGCCCAAGCTGCACAAGGCATCGAAGGCCAGGTCACACTGCAATTTCTGGTGCAGGCGGATGGCTCGGTCAGCGATGTCCGGGTCGTCAATGCCACGCCACGCGGAGCATTCGAGGCCGCCGCGCGGCAAGCGGTCAGCAAATGGCGTTACCGCGCCCATGGCAGCGCCGCGATCAGCCAAACCGTGACGCTGGAATTTCATCTGGACGATTGA
- a CDS encoding RNA polymerase sigma factor, translating to MSEVSATMSLDTRQAFAALLERHRKIVFKVANSYAWQPDDRAELAQEIALQLWRAYPNYDASRRFSTWMYRIALNVAISYVREHSERRANTVALDTDLHDTADPNARDPELAQQLSTLHRVIAALDPLNRALMLLYLDEYSNREIGEVLGLSETNVSTKLSRLKQRIRSELA from the coding sequence ATGTCGGAAGTCAGTGCCACGATGAGCCTTGATACCCGTCAGGCGTTTGCCGCGCTGCTGGAGCGCCATCGCAAGATTGTCTTCAAGGTGGCCAATAGTTATGCCTGGCAACCAGACGATCGCGCCGAGCTGGCGCAGGAAATTGCCTTGCAGCTGTGGCGCGCCTACCCCAACTACGATGCCAGCCGGCGCTTCTCGACCTGGATGTATCGCATTGCACTGAACGTAGCCATTTCTTACGTCCGTGAGCACAGCGAGCGGCGCGCCAATACGGTAGCGCTGGATACCGACTTGCATGACACCGCCGACCCCAACGCCCGCGATCCGGAACTGGCGCAACAACTGAGCACGCTGCACCGGGTGATTGCCGCACTCGATCCGCTGAACCGGGCGCTGATGCTGTTGTATCTCGATGAATACAGCAACCGGGAAATTGGCGAAGTGCTTGGCCTGAGCGAGACCAATGTCTCGACCAAGCTGAGCCGTTTGAAGCAACGCATTCGTAGCGAACTGGCCTGA
- a CDS encoding peroxiredoxin, which produces MLSVGKKLPAFNLKAVVSSDINTAFVDVRNDQFAGKWLVLFAWPKDFTFVCPTEIAEFGKLNGEFADRGAQVLGLSTDSEFVHLAWRQHKEELNKLPFPMLADIKRELSDALGILDAEEGVAQRATFIVDPEGVIRFVMVTDLNVGRNVKEVLRVLDALQTDELCPCNWQKGQDTLKVA; this is translated from the coding sequence ATGTTGTCCGTAGGTAAAAAACTGCCAGCGTTTAACCTGAAAGCCGTCGTCAGCAGCGACATCAACACCGCCTTCGTTGATGTCCGCAACGATCAATTTGCTGGCAAATGGCTGGTGCTGTTTGCCTGGCCGAAGGATTTCACCTTTGTCTGCCCGACCGAGATTGCCGAGTTTGGCAAATTGAATGGCGAATTTGCCGATCGCGGTGCGCAAGTGCTGGGTCTGTCGACTGACTCGGAGTTTGTCCACCTGGCCTGGCGCCAGCACAAGGAAGAGCTGAACAAGCTGCCGTTCCCGATGCTGGCCGACATCAAGCGCGAGTTGTCGGATGCGCTTGGCATTCTCGATGCCGAAGAAGGCGTTGCCCAGCGCGCGACCTTCATCGTTGATCCGGAAGGCGTGATTCGGTTTGTCATGGTGACCGATCTGAATGTCGGCCGTAACGTCAAGGAAGTGCTGCGGGTGCTCGATGCACTGCAAACCGACGAACTGTGCCCGTGCAACTGGCAAAAAGGCCAGGACACGCTGAAAGTCGCCTGA
- a CDS encoding LysR substrate-binding domain-containing protein, giving the protein MNLRDLQYLVAVAEYKHFGKAAEACHVSQPTLSQQLKKLEEYLGAQLIERDSRRVQLTTLGADIAARARRVVSEADALVQLARSASDPLVGELRLGAFPTLAPYYLPQVLPLLRQKLPDLKLFLVEDKTPHLVQLVLRGELDAALLALPVPHEGLEAISLFHEPFMLAVPKQHALAKRKQVELEDLQGQSLLLLEDGHCLRDQALEVCHLAGAGENATFRASSLETLRQMVAGGIGITLMPKMAVREQEDGVRYLPLKASTERNVGLVFRASTSRRRTLIHLVQLLRAHQGLPTAGKAMRAAH; this is encoded by the coding sequence ATGAATTTGCGTGATTTGCAGTACCTGGTAGCGGTGGCGGAATACAAGCATTTCGGCAAGGCGGCCGAGGCCTGCCATGTCTCGCAGCCGACCTTGAGTCAGCAGCTGAAAAAGCTGGAGGAATATCTGGGCGCGCAGTTGATTGAACGCGACAGCCGGCGAGTGCAATTGACCACGCTCGGCGCCGACATTGCCGCGCGTGCGCGCCGGGTCGTCTCGGAAGCCGATGCGCTGGTGCAGCTGGCGCGCTCGGCGTCGGATCCGCTGGTCGGCGAATTGCGGCTGGGCGCCTTTCCGACGCTGGCGCCGTATTACCTGCCACAGGTGCTGCCATTGCTGCGGCAGAAATTGCCGGATCTGAAATTGTTTCTGGTCGAAGACAAAACGCCGCATCTGGTGCAATTGGTGCTGCGTGGTGAGCTCGATGCTGCGCTGCTGGCTCTGCCGGTTCCGCATGAGGGCCTGGAAGCCATTTCGCTGTTTCATGAGCCATTCATGCTGGCGGTGCCAAAGCAACATGCGCTGGCCAAACGCAAGCAGGTCGAGCTGGAGGATTTGCAGGGCCAGTCGCTGCTGCTGCTCGAAGACGGCCACTGCCTGCGTGATCAGGCGCTGGAAGTCTGTCATCTGGCCGGCGCCGGCGAGAACGCCACCTTTCGCGCCAGCAGTCTGGAAACGCTGCGGCAGATGGTGGCCGGTGGCATCGGCATTACCCTGATGCCGAAAATGGCGGTGCGCGAGCAGGAGGACGGCGTCCGTTATTTGCCGCTGAAAGCCAGCACCGAGCGCAATGTCGGGCTGGTGTTTCGGGCCAGCACCTCGCGGCGGCGGACGTTGATCCATTTGGTGCAGTTGCTGCGCGCGCACCAGGGCCTGCCGACCGCCGGCAAGGCCATGCGAGCGGCGCATTGA
- a CDS encoding carboxymuconolactone decarboxylase family protein, protein MSTENVAGTSAIETLRAALPDSARDIKLNLGTVLTTDGAPDLNDQQIWSIALAVAYSTKHDRVATAVEADARLHLDDVHVNAARTAATVMAMNNVYYRFLHLAGDSELSKLPARLRMNGLANHGIAKLDFELMALAVSAVNGCGMCIESHVHEVSKQGASKLAIQSSARIAAVIVATVQALSLPQ, encoded by the coding sequence ATGTCCACCGAAAATGTCGCCGGCACTTCCGCCATTGAAACGCTGCGCGCCGCCCTGCCTGACTCGGCGCGCGACATCAAACTGAACCTCGGCACGGTGCTGACCACCGACGGCGCGCCGGATCTGAACGACCAGCAGATCTGGAGCATTGCGCTCGCCGTTGCCTACTCAACCAAGCATGATCGCGTTGCCACCGCCGTCGAGGCCGACGCCCGTTTGCATCTCGATGACGTGCACGTCAATGCCGCCCGCACCGCTGCCACGGTGATGGCGATGAACAATGTCTACTACCGTTTTCTGCATCTTGCCGGTGACAGCGAGCTGAGCAAATTGCCGGCCCGGCTGCGGATGAACGGTTTGGCCAATCACGGTATTGCCAAACTTGATTTTGAATTGATGGCGCTGGCGGTATCGGCCGTCAATGGCTGCGGCATGTGCATCGAGTCACACGTGCATGAGGTCAGCAAGCAAGGCGCCAGCAAACTGGCGATCCAGTCGAGCGCCCGCATCGCGGCGGTGATCGTCGCGACCGTGCAGGCGCTGAGCTTGCCGCAGTAA
- a CDS encoding recombination-associated protein RdgC, whose protein sequence is MRALFLLPVVRPMQFRHLCLYRIRPEALPNLETLEAALREQPFAPCGATEPQRVGWVPALDDESTAYVHSGSGTGTWLVRLREQRRLLPAGVIREQLEDQVRQIQDKEGRKLGKKEIVRLKDELMFTLLPRAFTKTGDTLALIAPEAGLILVGAGSLTKGELLLNALRLALGSLPVARPAFSAPIPAFLTAWLQGEREMPAGFTLEDACEIADEEGTVRCKGIDLVSDEIRKHLELGREVRKLALTFEDSLSFTLLPDARLANMKLSERLSGELDSQFSGDKFENLDAEYQLWSLTLLRLLPRLLSSIGETAS, encoded by the coding sequence ATGCGCGCCCTTTTTCTGTTGCCGGTCGTCCGTCCCATGCAGTTCCGCCACCTCTGCCTGTATCGCATCCGCCCCGAAGCCCTGCCGAATCTGGAAACCCTGGAGGCGGCGCTGCGCGAGCAGCCGTTTGCCCCGTGTGGCGCGACCGAGCCGCAGCGGGTCGGCTGGGTACCGGCACTGGATGACGAAAGCACCGCCTACGTCCACAGCGGCAGCGGTACTGGCACCTGGCTGGTCCGGCTGCGCGAACAGCGCCGGCTGCTGCCGGCCGGGGTGATCCGCGAGCAGCTGGAAGATCAGGTGCGGCAGATTCAGGACAAGGAAGGTCGCAAGCTCGGCAAGAAAGAAATTGTCCGGCTCAAAGACGAGCTGATGTTCACGCTGCTGCCACGCGCGTTCACCAAGACCGGCGACACGCTGGCCTTGATCGCGCCGGAAGCCGGGCTGATTCTGGTCGGCGCCGGCAGCCTGACCAAAGGCGAATTGCTGCTGAACGCATTGCGGCTGGCGCTGGGCTCGTTGCCGGTGGCGCGGCCGGCGTTCTCGGCGCCGATCCCGGCCTTTTTGACTGCCTGGCTGCAAGGCGAGCGCGAAATGCCGGCCGGTTTCACCTTGGAAGACGCCTGCGAAATTGCCGATGAAGAAGGCACCGTGCGCTGCAAGGGCATCGATCTGGTCAGCGACGAAATCCGCAAGCATCTGGAACTCGGCCGGGAAGTGCGCAAGCTGGCGCTGACCTTCGAAGACTCGCTGAGCTTTACCTTGCTGCCGGATGCCCGGCTCGCCAACATGAAACTGTCCGAGCGACTCAGCGGCGAACTCGACAGCCAGTTCAGTGGCGACAAGTTCGAAAACCTCGATGCCGAATACCAGCTCTGGTCGCTGACGCTGCTGCGTCTGCTGCCGCGTCTGCTCAGCAGCATTGGTGAGACCGCCAGCTAA
- the ppa gene encoding inorganic diphosphatase, which translates to MALKEVPAGKKVPDEINVIIEISAHSEPIKYEVDKETGAIFVDRFMATAMHYPCNYGYIPGTISDDGDPADVLVVTPFALQAGVVIRCRPVGVLKMDDEAGGDAKLLAVPVSKLTPLYDDVKSHEDLPLLLRQQIQHFFEHYKDLEKGKWVKVTGWEGADAARAEIVASLKRFQDSEK; encoded by the coding sequence ATGGCCCTGAAAGAAGTCCCGGCCGGCAAGAAAGTGCCGGACGAAATCAACGTCATCATCGAGATCTCGGCCCATTCCGAGCCGATCAAATACGAAGTGGACAAAGAAACCGGCGCCATTTTCGTCGACCGTTTCATGGCCACCGCCATGCACTATCCCTGCAACTACGGTTACATTCCCGGCACCATTTCCGATGACGGTGATCCGGCCGACGTGCTGGTGGTGACGCCGTTTGCGCTGCAAGCCGGCGTCGTGATCCGCTGCCGTCCGGTCGGCGTGCTGAAAATGGACGACGAAGCCGGTGGCGACGCCAAGTTGCTGGCGGTGCCGGTGTCGAAACTGACCCCGCTGTATGACGACGTCAAATCGCATGAAGATTTGCCGCTGTTGCTGCGCCAGCAAATCCAGCACTTCTTTGAGCACTACAAGGATCTGGAAAAAGGCAAATGGGTCAAGGTCACCGGCTGGGAAGGCGCCGACGCCGCCCGCGCCGAAATCGTCGCCAGCCTGAAGCGTTTTCAAGACAGCGAGAAGTAA
- a CDS encoding alpha/beta hydrolase: MRNAAGVISSVVCLLIASLFNATASAAEPASFDSAFDTVAAFRYLHQPDLVFNTVNHQELLLDVTRPDDNRARPVLLFFHGGGWAYNNKNHADMWLLPWLAEGFAVVNADYRKVDVATAPGAVDDARCALNWIALNADRFHFDLNRIVVSGHSAGGHLALMTGYATDSGLFDRQCWNGDGPKVAAVINWYGITDVADLLSGPHQHAYAVQWIGNPPDPVALAKKVSPLSYLRKDVPPTLSIHGDADTVVPYSHSLRLHEALRKLGVTEQLITVPGANHGEFSNEAVTNAYQAIWAFLARQKLLPDQDRGSGK, translated from the coding sequence ATGCGCAACGCTGCCGGGGTTATCAGTTCGGTTGTCTGTTTGCTGATCGCATCACTGTTCAATGCAACGGCCAGCGCCGCCGAGCCGGCGTCGTTCGATTCTGCTTTCGATACCGTTGCCGCCTTCCGTTACCTGCACCAGCCCGATCTGGTCTTCAACACCGTCAACCACCAAGAGCTGCTGCTCGATGTCACCCGCCCCGACGACAACCGCGCCCGCCCGGTCTTGTTGTTCTTTCATGGCGGCGGCTGGGCCTACAACAATAAAAACCACGCCGACATGTGGCTGCTGCCCTGGCTCGCCGAAGGGTTTGCGGTGGTCAATGCCGATTACCGCAAAGTCGATGTCGCCACAGCCCCCGGCGCGGTCGACGATGCCCGCTGCGCGCTGAACTGGATCGCGCTCAATGCCGACCGCTTTCATTTTGATCTGAACCGTATCGTCGTCTCCGGCCATTCCGCTGGCGGCCATCTGGCGCTGATGACGGGCTATGCCACCGACAGCGGACTGTTTGATCGACAATGCTGGAACGGCGACGGGCCGAAAGTGGCCGCAGTGATCAACTGGTATGGCATCACCGATGTCGCCGACTTGCTCAGCGGCCCGCACCAGCACGCCTACGCAGTGCAGTGGATCGGCAATCCGCCGGACCCGGTTGCGCTGGCCAAAAAAGTTTCGCCGCTGAGCTACCTACGCAAGGATGTGCCACCAACCCTGAGCATCCATGGCGATGCCGATACCGTGGTGCCGTACAGTCACAGCCTGCGACTGCACGAAGCGCTGCGCAAACTCGGTGTCACCGAGCAATTGATCACCGTGCCCGGCGCCAATCACGGTGAGTTTTCCAACGAGGCGGTAACGAACGCCTACCAAGCAATCTGGGCCTTTTTGGCTCGACAAAAATTGCTGCCGGACCAAGACCGCGGCAGCGGTAAATAG